The genomic stretch TCCCTCTCCCAGCTTCCAACCCACATCATCTCAATTTTATACCTTTTACTTCCTATTTGGTATTGTACTTGATTTATCCTCACCTTATATAATATCAAACATGAAAAAAGGACTGCTGGCATTGTCTTTATTGCTTATCCAGATTATGGAGGCCCAAAATAATTCTCAAAATATGGATCCTTTGAAAGGAACCGAAATTCTTACACCTTTGTCTCAGGAAGCCATTGCTAGTCCAATCATTAAAGCAGACAGAATCTTTGATTTTTCTACCAAAGTTGAGATCACTTCACAGAATCCTGGTGACAAAATCTACTATATGACTTTGGATGCCGGTGACATCAATAAAAAAAAGAAATTCACTGTTTATAAAAAACCATTTACCATCAGCAGAACAACACAGGTTAAAGCCTATGTGGAAAGGAAAAGAGAAAAGAGTACAATGGTAATAGCAAGCTTTAACAGAAGACCGAACTATTGGGAGATCACTACCCTTTCAAAAGTCAGTCCGCAATATACAGCTACCGGAAAATTCGCATTAATTGATGGAATAAGAGGTGACCTCGACTGGAAAAAAGGAGATTGGCAAGGATATCTGGGACAGAACTTTGAAGCTGTAATTGACTTTCAGTCGCCCTTACAAATCACTCACATTGCATCTACCTATCTTCAGGACCACAAATCATTGATCCTGATGCCTAAAAAAGTGGAATACTACGCTTCTATGAATGCTAAAGACTTTTTCCTGTTAGATACCATCGAAAATGATATTGATCCTAAAGATGAAAAAATCCAGACCAAAGATTTCACGACTGAGGTTCTTCCTACCGAAGCAAGATATCTTAAAGTAAAAGCTTACTATTCTGGAAAACTTCCCGGATGGCGTCAGAAAACAGGTGGTGAAACGTATATCTTTGTGGATGAAATTTCTGTAAAATAAAAACGATTACTAACTATGAAAAAAATATCACTACTTCTCTTTTTACTGTTAGGCATTTTAAAAGTATCCGCTTGTAAATGCGTTATGAGTACTTTTGCTGAAAATTATTTATCTGCCAATGTTGTAGGAGTTATAAAGATCCTGAAGGTGTACGATGAAAATACCGAACAAAGAACCTATAAAGCCGATGTAGAATTTGAGAAAGTATATAAAGGGACAAAATTCACCACATTGAATGTGAGAGGATTAATTGAAAAATCCTATTCAGGAGCGTGTGAAATAAATATACAATCTAATGAAAGATATCTCATTTTATTAAATGGATACAACAATACCTACTCCATTAATTCCTGTTCCCCTATGTTCAGTTTAAGCGCCCAGCCTACAAAAGATGATGATATCCGGCTTGAAACTTTAAATAAAGTTTTCTCATATTTAGATGAAAACAAAAATGCACTTAAGAATTTAAAATTTGTTTCCCATTATGATGATTCAAAGGCAATGAACAGTAAATCCAATTTGTCTAAAATCAAGCATTTCAAACCTAAACAATTATTTGCTATTTATAAAGTACAAGCAAGGGAAGATTCCAGAATTGAAAAAATAACTCCTATTATAGGTTTTGGAAGCCAGGAAAAAGCTATTAATAAAGCTCTGAAAGGTAATATTCGATTTGGAACAACAATGCACTCAGAGAAAGCTTTGCAAAAAGAATATCTTTTATTACTTTTTTATCATAAAGAAAATCTCACTAGTGAATTCGGTGAAGTCATATCCAAACATTGGTAATAAAAAAAGTACTTTTTAAACATTTTAAAAAGTACTTTTTTTATTAATATCAATTCATCCTTTCTGCCCATTTTAGGACTTCCGGAAGCTCCTTATCAGAAAACTCAATATGGATTACTCTTCTTTTCTTTCCGTTGGTCGTTCTGTTTGAACCATGAAGCGTAAGCGGTTTCATCAACATCACTCCACCTTTATTTACCTTACAGATTTCTTCAGTTTCTATAGTCCAGTCAATAGTTTCTGGCCTGTAAATTCCTTTAGAATGGGATTTCGGAACCACTTTCAACGCTCCGTTATTTTCATCCGTATCATCCAGATGGATTCTGATGGTATAAATATTCTCTAAAATATCCAATGGCGGCTGTACAGCAAACTGATTCTGTTTTGTAGTCCACGGACCGAAACCAGATAGCTCCAGCTTTTTATCTACAGAAATGGTCAGATCCTGATGATAAGCCACATACCAATTGGAGGTTTCAGGTTTATCAAAATAGATACTTTTTACTACAAAATACCGATCACCAAAGATTTCATTGATGATCATTCTGATATTGTCATTAAAGATGAGGTCTTTAATCTCTGGAACTTCCTTTAAAAACTGTCTTATGGCAAATAGATCTTCGGATTTCCTGAAGTTCTCTTTTGAAGTATCTATGTTATCCAGAACATGAATGATCTGGGCAACCTCTGCATCAGAAAACACTTCATTAATAACTGAAAAGCCATATTTTTCAATATGGCTTTTATAAGGTTCTAAGTTTATTAAACTCATGATTTAAATTTTGTCTAATGGTTCGGTTAACTGTCCTTCCCATTTCGATACTGCTGAAGTGGCAAGTGTATTTCCTAATACATTAGTCATACTTCTTCCCATGTCACAGAAGTGGTCAATTGGCAAGATTAAAGCAATCCCTTCCGGTGGAATTCCGAACATTGAACAGGTTGCCACAATGATTACCAAAGAAGCTCTCGGAACTCCGGCAATCCCTTTTGAAGTAAGCATCAGAACCAGAAGCATCGTGATCTGTTGTCCAATTGTCATTTCAATTCCATAGATCTGGGCAATAAAAATAGACGCAAAAGTCATATACATCATACTCCCATCCAGGTTAAAAGAATATCCTAAAGGCAGAATGAAAGATACTACTCTGCTGTTACATCCGAATTTCTCTAGTTCTTCTACCAATTTCGGGAATACCGCTTCTGAACTGGTGGTAGAGAATGCAATCAGTAATGGTTCTTTAATTCTTTTTAATAAATCAAACAGTCGGTTTCCTAAGATAAAATATCCTACCAATAAAAGAACCAACCAAAGTACACCCAGTGCAAAAAAGAAATCTCTCAGATAGATGGCATACACTTTAAAGATTTCAAAACCATTGGTAGCTACCACAGCAGCAATGGCTCCCAAAACACCCAGAGGGGCAAACCACATGATATACCCTACCATTTTAAGGATACCGTGAGCAATGATATCAAAAAGTTTTACCACTGGTTTAGAATATTCTTCTCCTAAATTAGCTAAAGCAACTCCGAACATAATGGCAAATACTACAATCTGCAATACTTCGTTGGTTGCGAAGGCTTCAAATAAACTTTTAGGAATCATGTGCTTTACAAAGTCTTCTAAAGAAAAACTTTTACTGCTTTTCAGAAGGTCTTCTGCTGAAGCAACGTCCTGAACAGGCAATTTAGTCACGTGTCCCGGCTCTAACCAGTTCACAAGCATTAACCCGATAAAAAGTGAAATCAAAGAAGCGGAGATAAACCAAAGCATTGCTTTTGTTCCTACTCTTCCGATCATTTTGATGTCACTCATTTTAGCAATTCCCACAACAAGTGTAGTAAATACCAAAGGTGCAATAATCATTTGTACCAGCCTGATAAAAACCGTTCCCAATAATTTGATGTTCTTGGAAAATGGTTCTGCGCTTTCCGGATACTTTACGTGTACAAGTCCTCCAATTCCTACTCCCAAGATAAGCGCGATGATAATTGCTATAAAAAGTTTATTCTGTCCTTTCATATATATAGTTCAATTTGCGCAAATATAATGGTTTTTGAATTGGCAGAATATTTTATTCTAATCACTTTAAGGCCATATTAAGTTTTTGAAACATAAAAATTAAATCACTGGTTCCGAAAATATTGTAAAAAATTTAAGAAAGATTTATTGAATTTTTATTCTTTTGGTACAAATTTTATTATTACATTTGATTGTATAACAACATTAATAAATATACAAT from Chryseobacterium indologenes encodes the following:
- a CDS encoding chitobiase/beta-hexosaminidase C-terminal domain-containing protein, whose amino-acid sequence is MKKGLLALSLLLIQIMEAQNNSQNMDPLKGTEILTPLSQEAIASPIIKADRIFDFSTKVEITSQNPGDKIYYMTLDAGDINKKKKFTVYKKPFTISRTTQVKAYVERKREKSTMVIASFNRRPNYWEITTLSKVSPQYTATGKFALIDGIRGDLDWKKGDWQGYLGQNFEAVIDFQSPLQITHIASTYLQDHKSLILMPKKVEYYASMNAKDFFLLDTIENDIDPKDEKIQTKDFTTEVLPTEARYLKVKAYYSGKLPGWRQKTGGETYIFVDEISVK
- a CDS encoding phytanoyl-CoA dioxygenase family protein: MSLINLEPYKSHIEKYGFSVINEVFSDAEVAQIIHVLDNIDTSKENFRKSEDLFAIRQFLKEVPEIKDLIFNDNIRMIINEIFGDRYFVVKSIYFDKPETSNWYVAYHQDLTISVDKKLELSGFGPWTTKQNQFAVQPPLDILENIYTIRIHLDDTDENNGALKVVPKSHSKGIYRPETIDWTIETEEICKVNKGGVMLMKPLTLHGSNRTTNGKKRRVIHIEFSDKELPEVLKWAERMN
- a CDS encoding dicarboxylate/amino acid:cation symporter, which produces MKGQNKLFIAIIIALILGVGIGGLVHVKYPESAEPFSKNIKLLGTVFIRLVQMIIAPLVFTTLVVGIAKMSDIKMIGRVGTKAMLWFISASLISLFIGLMLVNWLEPGHVTKLPVQDVASAEDLLKSSKSFSLEDFVKHMIPKSLFEAFATNEVLQIVVFAIMFGVALANLGEEYSKPVVKLFDIIAHGILKMVGYIMWFAPLGVLGAIAAVVATNGFEIFKVYAIYLRDFFFALGVLWLVLLLVGYFILGNRLFDLLKRIKEPLLIAFSTTSSEAVFPKLVEELEKFGCNSRVVSFILPLGYSFNLDGSMMYMTFASIFIAQIYGIEMTIGQQITMLLVLMLTSKGIAGVPRASLVIIVATCSMFGIPPEGIALILPIDHFCDMGRSMTNVLGNTLATSAVSKWEGQLTEPLDKI